From Dendropsophus ebraccatus isolate aDenEbr1 unplaced genomic scaffold, aDenEbr1.pat pat_scaffold_642_ctg1, whole genome shotgun sequence, a single genomic window includes:
- the LOC138778145 gene encoding histone H1B-like isoform X1, translating to MAETAPAAAPPAEPAAKTKKQPKKSPAGGAKKSKKPSGPSVSELLVKAVSASKERSGVSLAALKKALAAGGYDVDKNNSRLKLAIKGLVTKGTLLQVKGSGASGSFKLNKKQQQETKDKAAKPKKPAAAKKVAKSPKKPKKAPSAAKSPKKAKKPAAAAAKKAAKKPKAAPKPKKVTKSPAKKAAKPKAAKSPAKKVAKPKAAKKSPAKKVAKPKAAKKSAAKK from the coding sequence ATGGCAGAAACCGCGCCAGCCGCTGCTCCTCCCGCCGAACCGGCCGCTAAAACCAAGAAGCAGCCGAAGAAGTCTCCTGCGGGGGGCGCCAAGAAGAGCAAGAAACCTTCCGGTCCCAGCGTGTCCGAGCTGCTCGTCAAAGCCGTGTCTGCCTCCAAGGAGCGCAGCGGGGTGTCCCTGGCGGCCCTGAAGAAGGCTCTGGCTGCCGGAGGCTACGATGTAGACAAGAACAACAGCCGCCTGAAGCTGGCCATCAAGGGGCTGGTGACCAAGGGGACCCTGCTCCAGGTGAAAGGCAGCGGCGCCTCCGGCTCCTTCAAGCTGaacaagaagcagcagcaggagaccaAGGACAAGGCGGCCAAGCCCAAGAAGCCTGCCGCAGCCAAGAAAGTGGCCAAATCTCCTAAGAAGCCGAAGAAGGCTCCGAGCGCGGCCAAGAGCCCGAAAAAGGCCAAGAAGCCTGCAGCGGCCGCCGCCAAGAAAGCGGCCAAGAAGCCGAAGGCTGCTCCCAAGCCCAAGAAAGTCACCAAGAGCCCGGCTAAGAAGGCGGCCAAACCCAAGGCTGCCAAGAGCCCGGCTAAGAAGGTCGCCAAACCCAAGGCTGCCAAGAAGAGCCCGGCTAAGAAGGTCGCCAAACCCAAGGCTGCCAAGAAGAGCGCAGCTAAGAAATAA
- the LOC138778129 gene encoding histone H4, which produces MSGRGKGGKGLGKGGAKRHRKVLRDNIQGITKPAIRRLARRGGVKRISGLIYEETRGVLKVFLENVIRDAVTYTEHAKRKTVTAMDVVYALKRQGRTLYGFGG; this is translated from the coding sequence ATGTCTGGACGCGGCAAAGGAGGAAAAGGTCTCGGTAAGGGCGGCGCCAAGAGGCACAGGAAGgtgctccgggataacatccaggGCATCACCAAGCCCGCTATCCGCCGTCTTGCTCGCAGGGGAGGCGTCAAGAGAATCTCCGGCCTCATCTATGAGGAGACTCGCGGTGTCCTGAAAGTCTTCCTGGAGAACGTGATCCGCGACGCCGTCACCTACACCGAGCACGCCAAGAGGAAGACCGTCACCGCCATGGACGTGGTGTACGCCCTCAAGCGCCAGGGCCGCACTCTTTACGGCTTCGGAGGTTAA
- the LOC138778145 gene encoding histone H1B-like isoform X2 — MAETAPAAAPPAEPAAKTKKQPKKSPAGGAKKSKKPSGPSVSELLVKAVSASKERSGVSLAALKKALAAGGYDVDKNNSRLKLAIKGLVTKGTLLQVKGSGASGSFKLNKKQQQETKDKAAKPKKPAAAKKVAKSPKKPKKAPSAAKSPKKAKKPAAAAAKKAAKKPKAAPKPKKVTKSPAKKAAKPKAAKSPAKKVAKPKAAKKSAAKK, encoded by the exons ATGGCAGAAACCGCGCCAGCCGCTGCTCCTCCCGCCGAACCGGCCGCTAAAACCAAGAAGCAGCCGAAGAAGTCTCCTGCGGGGGGCGCCAAGAAGAGCAAGAAACCTTCCGGTCCCAGCGTGTCCGAGCTGCTCGTCAAAGCCGTGTCTGCCTCCAAGGAGCGCAGCGGGGTGTCCCTGGCGGCCCTGAAGAAGGCTCTGGCTGCCGGAGGCTACGATGTAGACAAGAACAACAGCCGCCTGAAGCTGGCCATCAAGGGGCTGGTGACCAAGGGGACCCTGCTCCAGGTGAAAGGCAGCGGCGCCTCCGGCTCCTTCAAGCTGaacaagaagcagcagcaggagaccaAGGACAAGGCGGCCAAGCCCAAGAAGCCTGCCGCAGCCAAGAAAGTGGCCAAATCTCCTAAGAAGCCGAAGAAGGCTCCGAGCGCGGCCAAGAGCCCGAAAAAGGCCAAGAAGCCTGCAGCGGCCGCCGCCAAGAAAGCGGCCAAGAAGCCGAAGGCTGCTCCCAAGCCCAAGAAAGTCACCAAGAGCCCGGCTAAGAAGGCGGCCAAACCCAAGGCTGCCAAGAGCCCGGCTAAGAAG GTCGCCAAACCCAAGGCTGCCAAGAAGAGCGCAGCTAAGAAATAA
- the LOC138778132 gene encoding histone H3: MARTKQTARKSTGGKAPRKQLATKAARKSAPATGGVKKPHRYRPGTVALREIRRYQKSTELLIRKLPFQRLVREIAQDFKTDLRFQSSAVMALQEASEAYLVGLFEDTNLCAIHAKRVTIMPKDIQLARRIRGERA; the protein is encoded by the coding sequence ATGGCCAGAACCAAGCAGACAGCCCGTAAGTCCACCGGAGGGAAAGCTCCCCGCAAGCAGCTGGCCACCAAGGCCGCCAGGAAGAGCGCTCCCGCTACAGGTGGAGTGAAGAAGCCGCATCGTTACCGTCCCGGTACAGTGGCCCTCCGTGAGATCCGCCGCTACCAGAAGTCCACCGAGCTGCTGATCCGCAAGCTTCCCTTCCAGCGCCTGGTGAGAGAGATCGCCCAGGACTTCAAGACCGATCTCCGCTTCCAGAGCTCGGCGGTCATGGCCCTGCAGGAGGCCAGCGAGGCTTACCTGGTGGGCCTGTTCGAGGACACCAACCTGTGCGCTATCCACGCCAAGAGGGTGACCATCATGCCCAAAGACATCCAGCTGGCCCGCAGGATCCGTGGGGAGAGGGCTTAG
- the LOC138778122 gene encoding histone H2A type 1: MSGRGKQGGKVRAKAKTRSSRAGLQFPVGRVHRLLRKGNYAERVGAGAPVYLAAVLEYLTAEILELAGNAARDNKKTRIIPRHLQLAVRNDEELNKLLGGVTIAQGGVLPNIQAVLLPKKTESSKAAKSK, encoded by the coding sequence ATGTCTGGACGCGGCAAACAAGGAGGCAAGGTCCGTGCTAAGGCCAAGACCCGCTCCTCCCGGGCAGGACTGCAGTTCCCCGTCGGTCGTGTGCACAGGCTTCTCCGCAAGGGAAACTACGCTGAGAGGGTTGGCGCCGGCGCTCCGGTCTACCTGGCCGCCGTGCTGGAGTATCTGACCGCTGAGATCCTGGAGTTGGCCGGCAATGCCGCCCGGGACAACAAGAAGACCCGCATCATCCCCCGTCACCTGCAGCTGGCCGTCCGCAACGACGAGGAGCTCAACAAGCTGCTGGGTGGGGTGACCATCGCCCAGGGAGGCGTCCTTCCCAACATCCAGGCCGTGCTGCTGCCCAAGAAGACCGAGAGCAGCAAAGCGGCCAAGAGCAAGTGA